The following nucleotide sequence is from Photobacterium gaetbulicola Gung47.
ATATCTACAAAGTGGGGGTAGGCCCGTCCAGCTCTCACACTAACGGGCCTATGCTGGCCGGTTTTGATTTCTGCCAGAAAGTGGATGCCATGCTGGACGATGTGGCCCGGGTACAAGTGGATCTGTACGGCTCTTTGTCGCTAACAGGCAAAGGCCACCACACCGACCGAGCATCAATCCTGGGGTTGATGCACAACAAGCCCGATGCGATTGATATCCAGGCCGCCAACCAGGCGATGGCCGATGGGATTGCCAACAGAACCTTACTACTGGCGGGTAAAAAGCTCATCGCTTTCAATGTCGATACCGACATGCTGTTTCACAGTGATAATCTGCCGTTGCATGAAAACGGCATGACCATTACCGCCTTCGACCACGCCGGCAAGCAGCTATTTATCGAGACCTACTACTCGATAGGCGGTGGTTTCATTGCTACTGCCGACGAGCTACAAAACGGCAAAGCCACCAGCGAAGTCAAGGTACCTTTCGCATTCAACTCGGCGGAAGATATCCTCAGAATCACCGAGCGAGAGGGGATAAGTATTGGCGCCATGTTCCTGCGCAATGAGCTAGCCTTCCGCAGCCAGCAAGAGCTGGATGCCAAGGCAAACCAGATCTGGCAGGTGATGGCGAACTGCATGGCCCGCGGTTTTGAGACCGAAGGTATACTGGAAGGTGGCCTGCATGTGGTACGCCGCGCCCCGGCACTGCTGAAGAAGCTCGAGTCCAACCAAGAGATCGAGAACGATCCTATGGTGGTCCTGGATTGGGTAAACGTGTTTGCCTTTGCCGTCAGCGAAGAAAATGCCGCCGGTGGCCAGGTCGTTACCTCGCCAACCAACGGGGCGGCAGGTGTGATCCCAGCTGTACTGATGTACTACAACAAGTTCATCCACGAGCTTAATGACAAGCAAATCAAAGACTTCCTTGCGGTATCCGCCGCCATCGGCATGCTGTACAAGATGAATGCGTCTATTTCCGGTGCAGAGGTGGGCTGCCAGGGTGAAATTGGTGTGTCATCCTCAATGGCGGCAGCCGGCCTGACGGCGATCCGCGGCGGCAGCAACGAGCAGATCTGCATGGCGGCTGAAATTGCCATGGAGCACTCGCTGGGCATGACTTGTGACCCCATTGGCGGCTTGGTTCAGATCCCTTGTATCGAGCGCAATGCCATGGGCGCAATGAAAGCGATCAACGCCTCGCGCATGGCCCTCAAGCGCAACAGCAAATCGCGCATCTCGCTCGACAAGGTGATTGATACCATGTACCAAACCGGCAAGGACATGAACAAGAAATACCGCGAAACCTCACTCGGCGGCCTGGCGATGATCCACCTGGCTCCTCCATGCGAATAGCGGCATGAAAAAGGCTGGCAACCATGCCAGCCTTTTATTAGTGCTTGAAAGCAGAATTAGAATACGTACGCGAAGTTGAAACCACCGCCGTTATCAGTACGGCCAGGCTCACCACTGAACTCGTTCAGCTCGTTTCGCTTGGCTTCGAAAGACAGCACGGTTTTCGGCGTGAAGGCGTAAGACAAACCCACTGCATATACCTGGCGGTCACCATCTACGCCATTTTCACCGTCGAAATCAACGTGTGAAGCATAAGCGTACGGACGCAGGCCTGATCCAAACGCGTAATGCGCATAGACGTCTACTGCGTTGGCATCTGCCCATTCTGCGCGAGGAGCGCCCTGTAGGCCCGCTTTGTGGATATTCTCACCCTTGGTGTAAACCGCTGCCACCTTCAGGCCACCAGCAACATACTGACCGCCAACAGTCAATGCTGTTTGCTTGTCGCCGTCTTCCAAGCCGTTAACCTCAGAGGCCTGCGCAACTTCAACCTTGTTTTCCAGGTAAGCCACACCCAAGCTCAGCCCCGAGTCAAAGTCATAGCTGGTCGATAGCGCGTAGTTGTAATCACGCTTGACCGTATCGCTTTGAACTTGGTTGTTTTCATCTTCAAAACTGCCGGATTCACCGTTGCTGGTAAAACCGTAGTGCGCCGAAACATTCACGCCGCTGTTGCTGTAGCGGTAAGCCACCAGGTTATCACCGCGGCCCGTTGCCGCGAAACCGCCGTCAGTACCTTCAGAGTAAATCGGTGTCGCATCAGGGTCGATGATGATCAGGTTATCCATGTAACGGGCAAGATCATGGTATGCCGACCACTGTTTACCGAATCGCAGGCTACCCAGCTCATCGTTATTGATGGTGACGTAGCCCAAGCGGTTACGGAAGTTGCTGCTGCCAGACGTCGGATTATTCAGAAATTGATCCCACTCGAACTTGGCATCCAGCGTCCAGCCATATTGCAGCTGGCGCTCAAAGCCCAGGTTGAGGATACTGCGGGTGGCAGAGAAGATATCGTCTTCGCCCCAGACCGGTTGGAAAGCGTCGAGGACAAAAACGCCACCGACATCGAATTTATTTTGCTCATCTTCATAAAGAGTGATGGCGGATGCCTGGCCAGCCAGTAAAAGTGTGGAGATGATGGCAGAGGAAATTTTCAACTTCATGGAACAGGCTCTTCTAGTGATAGTGTTGACAATAGTGCGTGGTGACCAGCACAAACTATCAGAACCCCCATAACAATGTAATAGCAAACTAGTACACAAGTAAGCGGGATATTGCGTTAAAAAACTAAGCCAGATAAAAATAACACTCCAAAGTCAATTACTTAGCCACAACATACCTACTGAGAATTATTTTTCCCTTTTGCGTTCAAGTGTTCGTTTTATAGTCAAATACACCAACAAAACTTTGCTCTTCAGATAAAGAAGCGGCACTCAGGCGCTGAGCACCGCATAAATATCAGCTTCTAGTCATATCAGCTATAGCTTGGTCCAGGCATCCTGCCATGCATGCCCCTCTCCTGGCTTGTAGGCCTCAGCGACACCGCACCAGCCACTGTATGGGAACGCCTTACATTCATAGTTATCGCCCAAATTGGTGACACGCTCCCCTTCGACATAGTTTTTGCCGAGCTCCCAAGCCGGGTATTCACCGGTTGAAGCCGGCTTGATGACGAGGTTGTGTGAGGCAGTTACGGGCTCATTGACGCTATCCGTAACATCCAGCCAGACCGTAACAGTCGTTTCATTCTCAACCGCAGGTGCAACAAAACTGGCAGAGCGATTATCTTCAGCCACATCCAGCGAGATACCGTTTGACGCACGCCAGTTAAAGCTGAACTCGGTATCATCCGGGTCCTCGACGGTCGCGGTGATAACAACCGGCTCCGAGGCTTTCACTGATTGCGGCCCGGCGAGCGTGACCGTAGGCGGGAAATTATCTGGCACGACTTTCGCAGTGATCGTCATGGTATCCGATGCTGTTTGGCCATCATCATCCACCACCGTTAGCTCGAAATGGTACAGGATCTCCGTCTCGACCTTGGGCACAACGACAGAAGCTTTCGCTTGATCGGCTGCGGCAATTTCAAGGGTATTGCCCAAAACCTGCTGCCATTGATAGCTGACAATTTCACCATAAGGATCATGCGAGCCGCTGCCGTCAAGCGTAACCCGGGTATTATCCGAGAACAGGGTTATATCGCCACCGGCATCAGCAGTAGGCGGCACGCCCTCGAGATCATTGATGATATTGACATCGAATTTATCTTCGACACACTTGCGGTAGTCCCCTTCGACGAAGGCAGAAA
It contains:
- a CDS encoding hypothetical protein (COG3203), producing the protein MKLKISSAIISTLLLAGQASAITLYEDEQNKFDVGGVFVLDAFQPVWGEDDIFSATRSILNLGFERQLQYGWTLDAKFEWDQFLNNPTSGSSNFRNRLGYVTINNDELGSLRFGKQWSAYHDLARYMDNLIIIDPDATPIYSEGTDGGFAATGRGDNLVAYRYSNSGVNVSAHYGFTSNGESGSFEDENNQVQSDTVKRDYNYALSTSYDFDSGLSLGVAYLENKVEVAQASEVNGLEDGDKQTALTVGGQYVAGGLKVAAVYTKGENIHKAGLQGAPRAEWADANAVDVYAHYAFGSGLRPYAYASHVDFDGENGVDGDRQVYAVGLSYAFTPKTVLSFEAKRNELNEFSGEPGRTDNGGGFNFAYVF
- a CDS encoding putative L-serine dehydratase 1 (COG1760), yielding MLSIFDIYKVGVGPSSSHTNGPMLAGFDFCQKVDAMLDDVARVQVDLYGSLSLTGKGHHTDRASILGLMHNKPDAIDIQAANQAMADGIANRTLLLAGKKLIAFNVDTDMLFHSDNLPLHENGMTITAFDHAGKQLFIETYYSIGGGFIATADELQNGKATSEVKVPFAFNSAEDILRITEREGISIGAMFLRNELAFRSQQELDAKANQIWQVMANCMARGFETEGILEGGLHVVRRAPALLKKLESNQEIENDPMVVLDWVNVFAFAVSEENAAGGQVVTSPTNGAAGVIPAVLMYYNKFIHELNDKQIKDFLAVSAAIGMLYKMNASISGAEVGCQGEIGVSSSMAAAGLTAIRGGSNEQICMAAEIAMEHSLGMTCDPIGGLVQIPCIERNAMGAMKAINASRMALKRNSKSRISLDKVIDTMYQTGKDMNKKYRETSLGGLAMIHLAPPCE